The Halobacterium sp. CBA1132 genome has a segment encoding these proteins:
- a CDS encoding Eco57I restriction-modification methylase domain-containing protein: protein MSQSTLGSTPYQNSNLFSGYYLDERIYDLDGWDCDEDARVAFEDLKTLWELEGGLVDSYKEDELLDEWIDEVLDVLGFGTKSEATLPDSGGYNDRLLFTSDGERRDAAQRVADGEDDADYKLASAVLEAKQWDADFSARFSEARSYRDASHQIKYYLEHTPENLKWGILTDGKKWRLYGTKDYATEIYYEVDLPELLATGTLEQFKYFYAFFRPDAFRETAGTSFLDTVWNESETAAQELGEDLQDNVFTALRVLGEGFVHSNDLDIDPDDEDARAELKEQSLVLLYRLMFVLYAESRGLIHPDDADDEAEYREHFSLDELRADIHEDIQDGDTYEDYSGYSTQMWSRLQDLFGLIDAGEESLDIPAYNGGLFDDEEHEFLAENEVADRYIAEVIHRLGTTLDDDGKYVLADYADLDTRHLGSIYEGLLEHEFRIAGEQYAAVSADGGQVWQPATEVSVADAIETVEEGELYVVNDDGERKATGAYYTPDYVVSYIVEETIDPLLDDIKAELEADGLEPSEPEYFRRFWQSVLDLKVLDPAMGSAHFLTSATGYLTEQVMEVVREQEIQGYDEQHLRRDIAKECIYGVDINGMAVELGKLSMWLETLAADQPLAFLDHHLKDGNSLVGSDITDVLSDDVDDDGGQLTLMQAAARARKNTLEHVMELMQELLAMDNESLDDIKSMEDLYDEIRDDPLYGRLFEIANVHTAEEFGLDVPEGVYEEMAGAIEDEDEWAEIRGEDWFESAQEMADEEDFFHWELEYPEVFFGEDGEKRDDAGFDAVIGNPPYVEISGNIEQYLRTQYDVTEYFVDLFHGFIERAIDLNRPNGQFSYILPEPWLTIENREKLRHHVLENTNLRKILRIEQGVFQDATVDSIIVVATKGRGNDDIDILELGGTGYQETQHTVSLNQERILESDTCRIEVEQTAETKEIFDKIQSVSVPLQDVAELAIGVQAYNSSKHSKEQIENRVFHSDIKKSEEYLPEIAGNDVSRYNISFDGNSWIKYGDHLHDKREFRYLSEPRILVRQIPGSGRYKIHATYTEKTYCNYNTILNVLQDGEYDLKYILALVNSSLMSWVFPKLANSVVSNNFPKLSVVDLERLPIRKIDFQKRSVATHSNIEGQLKNGNIDATRDTHESLSKLADKRMELESQLGNLNLSLKDHFGNYSEGSTLATVGFTQPPKDLADSILQQTTKEKPNLRVGEATVERESPNTVEIRLTARYKPDEEDKYETDQWGYTETEPLPALRITDLTESEADLAEVFIPVAVDEANGFANFRETATKTNSLVDRLRKLTLPRVDDIREGLESYTETKERAEDLKEKIERTDDLIDKTVYNLYELTDEEIEIVEETFAD from the coding sequence ATGAGTCAATCGACACTCGGTTCTACCCCCTACCAGAACTCGAATCTCTTCTCCGGCTACTACCTCGACGAGCGCATCTACGACCTCGACGGCTGGGACTGCGACGAGGACGCGCGAGTGGCCTTCGAGGACCTCAAAACGCTCTGGGAGTTGGAGGGCGGCCTCGTGGACTCCTACAAGGAGGACGAGCTACTCGACGAGTGGATCGACGAGGTGCTGGATGTCCTCGGGTTCGGAACGAAGTCCGAGGCGACGCTCCCGGACAGCGGCGGGTACAACGACCGCCTGCTGTTCACCTCCGACGGAGAACGTCGCGACGCTGCACAGCGCGTCGCCGACGGTGAGGACGACGCCGACTACAAGCTCGCATCGGCGGTTCTCGAAGCCAAACAATGGGACGCCGACTTCAGCGCCCGGTTCAGTGAAGCTCGTTCGTACCGGGACGCCTCACACCAAATCAAGTACTATCTCGAACACACGCCCGAGAACCTCAAGTGGGGCATCCTCACTGACGGGAAGAAGTGGCGACTGTACGGCACGAAAGACTACGCGACCGAGATCTACTACGAGGTCGACCTCCCCGAACTGCTCGCGACCGGCACGCTCGAACAGTTCAAGTACTTCTACGCGTTCTTCCGGCCCGACGCGTTCCGCGAGACCGCGGGCACGTCGTTCCTCGATACGGTGTGGAACGAGAGCGAGACCGCCGCCCAAGAACTCGGCGAAGACCTCCAGGACAACGTCTTCACGGCGCTGCGCGTCCTCGGCGAGGGGTTCGTGCACTCGAACGACTTGGACATCGACCCCGACGACGAGGACGCGCGAGCGGAACTGAAAGAGCAGTCGCTGGTGTTGCTCTACCGCTTGATGTTCGTGCTGTACGCGGAGTCCCGGGGGTTGATTCACCCGGACGACGCCGACGACGAGGCGGAGTACCGCGAGCACTTCAGCCTCGACGAACTGCGCGCAGACATCCACGAGGACATCCAAGACGGCGATACCTACGAGGACTACAGCGGGTACTCGACGCAGATGTGGAGCCGGCTGCAGGACCTCTTTGGGCTCATCGATGCGGGCGAGGAGTCGTTGGACATCCCGGCGTACAACGGCGGGCTCTTCGACGACGAGGAACACGAGTTCCTCGCGGAGAACGAGGTCGCGGACCGCTACATCGCGGAAGTCATCCACCGCCTCGGAACGACACTCGACGACGACGGGAAGTACGTCCTCGCGGACTACGCGGACTTGGACACGCGCCACCTCGGGTCGATTTACGAGGGACTGCTCGAACACGAGTTCCGCATCGCGGGCGAACAGTACGCAGCGGTGTCGGCGGACGGCGGACAGGTGTGGCAGCCCGCGACAGAGGTGAGCGTCGCCGACGCAATCGAGACTGTCGAGGAGGGCGAACTCTACGTGGTGAACGACGACGGCGAGCGGAAAGCCACGGGCGCGTACTACACGCCGGATTACGTCGTCTCGTACATCGTCGAGGAGACCATCGACCCGCTGCTCGACGACATCAAAGCGGAGTTGGAGGCGGACGGTTTGGAGCCGTCGGAGCCGGAGTACTTCCGGCGGTTCTGGCAGTCGGTGCTCGATTTGAAGGTGTTGGACCCGGCGATGGGGTCGGCGCACTTCCTGACGAGCGCGACGGGCTACCTCACCGAGCAAGTGATGGAGGTGGTTCGCGAGCAGGAGATTCAGGGCTACGACGAGCAACACCTCCGCCGCGACATCGCCAAGGAGTGCATCTACGGCGTCGACATCAACGGAATGGCCGTCGAACTCGGGAAGCTCTCGATGTGGCTGGAGACGCTCGCCGCCGACCAGCCCCTCGCCTTCCTCGACCACCACCTCAAGGACGGGAATTCACTCGTCGGGTCGGACATCACGGACGTGCTCTCGGACGACGTCGACGATGACGGCGGCCAACTCACGCTGATGCAGGCGGCGGCGCGCGCCCGCAAGAACACGCTGGAGCACGTGATGGAACTGATGCAGGAGTTGCTGGCGATGGACAACGAGTCCCTCGACGACATCAAGTCGATGGAGGACCTCTACGACGAGATTCGCGACGACCCGCTCTACGGGCGGCTGTTCGAGATTGCGAACGTCCACACCGCCGAGGAGTTCGGTCTGGACGTCCCCGAAGGCGTCTACGAGGAGATGGCCGGCGCCATCGAGGACGAAGACGAGTGGGCGGAGATTCGTGGCGAGGACTGGTTCGAGTCGGCGCAGGAGATGGCCGACGAGGAGGACTTCTTCCACTGGGAATTGGAGTATCCAGAGGTGTTCTTCGGGGAGGATGGGGAGAAGCGGGACGATGCAGGGTTTGACGCGGTTATTGGGAATCCGCCGTACGTGGAGATTAGTGGAAATATCGAACAGTACCTACGTACCCAATACGATGTCACCGAATATTTTGTCGATTTGTTCCACGGATTTATAGAACGAGCTATCGATCTGAACCGCCCTAATGGACAATTTAGTTATATTCTTCCAGAACCGTGGCTGACGATTGAAAACCGGGAGAAACTCCGCCACCATGTATTGGAAAATACAAACCTAAGGAAAATACTCAGAATCGAACAAGGCGTATTTCAAGATGCTACTGTTGACTCAATCATAGTCGTGGCGACAAAGGGAAGAGGAAACGATGATATCGACATCCTCGAATTAGGCGGGACAGGATACCAAGAAACCCAGCATACTGTTTCACTTAACCAGGAGAGAATTTTGGAGAGTGATACATGCCGGATAGAAGTGGAACAAACAGCGGAGACAAAGGAGATATTTGATAAAATTCAGTCTGTATCAGTTCCGCTCCAAGACGTCGCCGAACTTGCTATTGGTGTACAGGCATATAATTCATCAAAGCATTCTAAAGAACAGATCGAAAATAGAGTTTTCCACTCCGATATAAAGAAGTCGGAAGAATATCTACCGGAAATAGCGGGAAATGATGTTTCTAGATATAACATATCATTTGACGGGAATAGTTGGATAAAATACGGAGATCACTTACACGACAAACGTGAATTCAGGTATCTTTCAGAGCCTAGGATATTGGTTCGCCAAATTCCCGGCAGTGGACGATATAAGATTCATGCAACGTATACTGAGAAGACATACTGCAATTACAACACAATCCTCAACGTATTACAAGATGGGGAGTACGATCTAAAGTATATTTTAGCTTTGGTTAATTCTTCACTCATGTCTTGGGTATTTCCCAAGTTAGCGAATAGCGTTGTTAGCAATAACTTCCCAAAACTATCCGTAGTTGACTTAGAACGACTCCCAATCAGAAAAATTGATTTCCAAAAACGGAGTGTTGCTACGCACTCTAATATTGAGGGGCAACTCAAAAACGGAAATATCGACGCAACGAGAGATACGCATGAATCTCTTTCAAAATTGGCTGATAAGCGAATGGAGCTAGAAAGTCAACTGGGCAACTTAAACCTGTCTTTGAAAGATCACTTCGGGAACTATTCAGAAGGTTCCACTCTCGCTACAGTTGGATTCACTCAACCTCCGAAGGATTTGGCAGACTCTATTCTCCAACAAACGACCAAGGAAAAGCCAAACCTCCGAGTGGGCGAGGCTACTGTCGAGCGTGAATCCCCAAACACAGTCGAAATTAGACTGACCGCGCGTTACAAGCCCGACGAGGAGGACAAATACGAGACTGATCAGTGGGGGTACACAGAGACTGAGCCATTACCAGCGCTCCGCATCACCGACCTCACGGAGTCTGAAGCTGACCTTGCCGAGGTGTTTATTCCAGTGGCTGTTGACGAGGCTAACGGATTCGCAAACTTCCGTGAGACCGCGACAAAAACCAACTCGCTCGTGGATAGGCTGCGAAAGCTTACTCTCCCCCGTGTCGATGACATCCGTGAAGGTCTGGAAAGTTATACCGAGACGAAAGAACGCGCCGAAGACCTGAAGGAGAAAATCGAGCGTACGGACGACCTCATCGATAAAACCGTCTATAATCTATACGAACTAACCGATGAAGAAATTGAAATAGTTGAGGAAACGTTTGCGGACTAG
- a CDS encoding SDR family oxidoreductase gives MQVAVVGANGGIGRRVVARLADAGHDPVGVVRERAQFDAVRERGGEPRLGDLTGEFAGALGGADAVVFTAGSGGETGFDATLLVDLWGARRVVDACVERGVDRFVMVSSLGASDPLAGPEALGPYLVAKRMADDYLAASPVDATILRPTALTDDAGTGRVFATTDTDEAGADEIPREDVAAAIVAALEAPPTVDEPLRLFGGETPVERAIRPEK, from the coding sequence GTGCAGGTAGCTGTCGTCGGCGCGAACGGCGGTATCGGTCGTCGGGTAGTGGCTCGGCTCGCGGACGCCGGCCACGACCCGGTGGGAGTGGTACGGGAGCGAGCGCAGTTCGACGCGGTCCGCGAGCGCGGCGGGGAGCCGCGGCTCGGCGACCTCACGGGCGAGTTCGCGGGCGCGTTGGGCGGCGCGGACGCGGTGGTGTTCACGGCGGGGTCGGGCGGCGAAACTGGCTTCGACGCGACGCTGCTGGTGGACCTCTGGGGGGCGCGACGGGTCGTGGACGCGTGCGTCGAGCGCGGCGTCGACCGCTTCGTGATGGTGAGTTCGCTGGGCGCGAGCGACCCGCTAGCGGGGCCGGAGGCGCTGGGGCCGTACCTCGTCGCGAAGCGGATGGCCGACGACTACCTCGCGGCGTCGCCGGTGGACGCGACGATTCTCCGGCCGACGGCGCTCACGGACGACGCGGGCACGGGGCGCGTGTTCGCGACGACCGACACCGACGAGGCGGGCGCCGACGAGATTCCGCGCGAGGACGTCGCAGCGGCTATCGTCGCAGCGCTGGAAGCGCCGCCGACGGTCGACGAGCCGCTCCGGCTCTTCGGCGGGGAGACGCCCGTGGAGCGAGCGATTCGACCCGAGAAGTGA
- a CDS encoding ribonuclease catalytic domain-containing protein: MSNDAEAAQGSIEDQGPVEISPELDRQIENKRDDLLEKFELHDGFAPEVIEEAEERVEDVQAEIQDEVDERADMRPLPTWTTDPVDAQDFDDAISVLERDDEYVVWVHIADVTHYVHPGSEMWDAAMDRGNTIYLPGYTIHMLPPVLAETVCSLVPEEDRLAHTVEMHLDKDDLSYQNIEIYKSVIHSDERLTYKETEARLDDEDAPLHDEISLVFELADQMHEQRKEEGSLVLNPRRDRAHTIIEECMLKANKAVTHELMWNRGVEAVYRVHPQPSPDEWDDALREIQELDGVSIPGDSWDDPRNAVNATLEQAPERQLGKIQWAVMKVMPRARYMNDPFGGHHALNFEIYGHFTSPIRRMSDLVNHWIVYQNDVPENLVELCDHASDQQKAGESAEREYRNFLEEVGLDPDAVNNRGVEVVEPDDDEEAA; this comes from the coding sequence ATGTCAAACGACGCGGAAGCGGCGCAGGGGTCCATCGAGGACCAAGGCCCCGTCGAGATTTCTCCGGAACTCGACCGACAGATAGAGAACAAACGCGACGACCTCCTCGAGAAGTTCGAACTCCACGACGGCTTCGCGCCGGAAGTCATCGAGGAGGCCGAGGAGCGCGTCGAGGACGTGCAGGCCGAGATTCAGGACGAAGTCGACGAGCGCGCGGACATGCGCCCGCTCCCCACGTGGACGACCGACCCCGTGGACGCCCAGGACTTCGACGACGCCATCAGCGTCCTCGAACGCGACGACGAGTACGTCGTCTGGGTCCACATCGCCGACGTTACGCACTACGTCCACCCCGGGTCGGAGATGTGGGACGCCGCGATGGACCGCGGGAACACCATCTACCTCCCCGGGTACACGATTCACATGCTCCCGCCGGTGCTCGCCGAGACCGTCTGTTCGCTGGTCCCCGAGGAGGACCGCCTCGCGCACACCGTCGAGATGCACCTCGACAAGGACGACCTCTCGTACCAGAACATCGAGATATACAAGTCCGTCATCCACAGCGACGAACGCCTGACGTACAAGGAGACGGAAGCGCGCCTCGACGACGAGGACGCGCCGCTGCACGACGAGATTTCGCTCGTCTTCGAACTCGCCGACCAGATGCACGAACAGCGCAAAGAGGAGGGTAGCCTCGTGTTGAACCCGCGCCGCGACCGCGCCCACACCATCATCGAGGAGTGCATGCTGAAAGCGAACAAGGCGGTCACGCACGAACTCATGTGGAACCGCGGCGTCGAGGCCGTCTACCGCGTCCACCCCCAGCCGTCGCCCGACGAGTGGGACGACGCGCTCCGCGAGATTCAGGAGCTGGACGGCGTCTCCATCCCCGGCGACTCGTGGGACGACCCCCGGAACGCCGTCAACGCCACCTTAGAGCAGGCGCCCGAGCGCCAACTCGGGAAGATTCAGTGGGCGGTGATGAAGGTGATGCCGCGCGCCCGCTACATGAACGACCCGTTCGGCGGCCACCACGCGCTCAACTTCGAAATCTACGGCCACTTCACCAGCCCCATCCGCCGGATGAGCGACCTCGTCAACCACTGGATCGTCTACCAGAACGACGTCCCCGAGAACCTCGTGGAACTCTGCGACCACGCCAGCGACCAGCAGAAAGCCGGCGAGTCCGCCGAACGCGAGTACCGCAACTTCCTCGAGGAGGTCGGTCTCGACCCCGACGCGGTGAACAACCGCGGCGTCGAAGTCGTCGAACCGGACGACGACGAGGAAGCAGCGTAG
- a CDS encoding RNA-binding protein, producing the protein MEVASRHHLRSDAVREIADALRAGLSVELDADSFELVEIADEDFDVVLVDGEPLVWYPEGEPFVTVQGANEFDPATGVVTVDSGAISFVSDGADIMRPGITEADDGIESGDLVVIEEETHGKALAVGRALTSGDDMVGDSGKVVENLHHVGDELYEFTV; encoded by the coding sequence ATGGAAGTAGCCTCTCGGCACCACCTGCGGAGCGACGCCGTGCGCGAGATCGCGGACGCGCTCCGGGCGGGCCTGAGCGTCGAACTGGACGCGGACTCGTTCGAACTCGTCGAGATCGCCGACGAGGACTTCGATGTCGTGCTCGTGGACGGCGAGCCGCTCGTCTGGTACCCCGAGGGCGAGCCGTTCGTCACCGTGCAGGGCGCAAACGAGTTCGACCCCGCGACGGGCGTCGTCACGGTGGACTCGGGCGCCATCTCGTTCGTCAGCGACGGCGCGGACATCATGCGGCCGGGCATCACCGAGGCCGACGACGGCATCGAGTCCGGCGACCTCGTCGTGATCGAAGAGGAGACCCACGGGAAGGCGCTGGCGGTCGGGCGCGCGCTCACGAGCGGCGACGACATGGTCGGGGACTCCGGGAAGGTCGTCGAGAACCTCCACCACGTCGGCGACGAACTCTACGAGTTCACCGTCTAG
- a CDS encoding DUF1028 domain-containing protein gives MTFSICVREPYEDENGDQQYRFGVAVTTRLPAVGVPCPHVNEHGAVATQSVTNERLGSKGIEYLADGLGIEDALQGLLNADDGSPTRQLHGVSRDGEFTFSGDECNDWYGHTSGENYTVAGNLLTGEAVVKRTADQYEDVAFGDEPLAKRLVDALGAGQAAGGDKREDLTVQSAAVNVVDTGEDDRAYYDDLRVDASEDPIVDLRETYRLAKQGYEDALERYEEDEEADSADGEDGDA, from the coding sequence GTGACCTTCAGTATCTGCGTCCGCGAACCCTACGAGGACGAGAACGGCGACCAGCAGTACCGCTTCGGCGTCGCCGTCACGACCCGGCTGCCCGCGGTCGGCGTGCCCTGCCCGCACGTCAACGAGCACGGCGCCGTCGCCACGCAGAGCGTCACGAACGAACGCCTCGGGTCGAAGGGAATCGAGTACCTCGCTGACGGCCTCGGCATCGAGGACGCCCTGCAGGGTCTCCTGAACGCCGACGACGGCAGTCCGACGCGACAGCTCCACGGCGTCTCCCGGGACGGCGAGTTCACGTTTTCGGGCGACGAGTGCAACGACTGGTACGGCCACACGAGCGGCGAGAACTACACCGTCGCGGGCAACCTTCTCACCGGCGAAGCGGTCGTCAAGCGCACCGCCGACCAGTACGAGGACGTCGCGTTCGGCGACGAACCGCTCGCGAAGCGACTCGTCGACGCGCTCGGCGCGGGGCAGGCCGCCGGCGGCGACAAGCGCGAGGACCTCACGGTGCAGAGCGCGGCCGTCAACGTGGTCGACACGGGCGAGGACGACCGCGCGTACTACGACGACCTCCGCGTGGACGCCAGCGAGGACCCCATCGTCGACCTGCGGGAGACCTACCGGCTCGCCAAACAGGGCTACGAGGACGCGCTCGAACGGTACGAAGAAGACGAAGAAGCAGACAGCGCGGACGGCGAGGACGGCGACGCGTGA
- a CDS encoding YeeE/YedE family protein, protein MAAVVGLGLGVFLQKGRFCFVNAFRDFFAYKDSRVTKGVLAATLLTMVFWGIAYQLGYYQGLWTPAWGLTGLVGGFIFGIGMTYAGGCASGTLYRAGEGYLQFWLTLVFMGVGYAVFTAAFPTLQSTYFGPLQFGEGVSLFTVSPIPAGLLALLVAAGVTVVYATLVGRGATKGDPGERATVASAQPSVLLAPAVGARQFVRGTRQYFAGLVESWRTPLASSKRPWDPRTAALGITAVAVLWFTQVSIVGVTGPEARWTGYLLSQVGVEAGSFEYWGAILFRGNGVGVTTDMVMIGFVIVGAGIAAAWSGDFSIRVPKRRRLPNAVVGGFMMGAGSRLAPGCNIGNIYSGIAELSVHSFIAAAGIVLGVYVMTHWIYREVGCAI, encoded by the coding sequence GTGGCAGCGGTCGTCGGACTCGGCCTCGGCGTCTTCCTCCAGAAGGGCCGGTTCTGCTTCGTGAACGCCTTCCGGGACTTCTTCGCGTACAAGGACTCCCGGGTGACGAAGGGCGTGCTCGCGGCGACCCTCCTCACGATGGTGTTCTGGGGCATCGCCTACCAACTAGGGTACTACCAGGGGCTCTGGACGCCAGCGTGGGGTCTCACCGGCCTCGTCGGCGGCTTCATCTTCGGCATCGGGATGACGTACGCCGGCGGCTGCGCGAGCGGGACGCTGTACCGCGCCGGCGAGGGCTACCTCCAGTTCTGGCTCACGCTCGTGTTCATGGGCGTCGGCTACGCGGTGTTCACCGCCGCGTTCCCGACGCTCCAGAGCACGTACTTCGGCCCGCTGCAGTTCGGTGAGGGCGTCAGCCTGTTCACCGTCTCGCCGATTCCCGCGGGGCTGCTCGCGCTGCTGGTCGCCGCCGGCGTCACCGTCGTGTACGCGACGCTGGTCGGCCGCGGCGCGACGAAGGGCGACCCCGGGGAGCGCGCGACCGTGGCGTCCGCCCAGCCGTCCGTGCTGCTCGCGCCCGCCGTCGGCGCCCGACAGTTCGTCCGCGGCACCCGCCAGTACTTCGCCGGTCTCGTGGAGTCGTGGCGGACGCCCCTCGCGTCCAGCAAGCGCCCGTGGGACCCGCGAACGGCCGCGCTCGGCATCACCGCCGTCGCCGTCCTCTGGTTCACGCAGGTGTCCATCGTCGGCGTCACCGGCCCGGAAGCCCGCTGGACGGGGTACCTGCTCTCGCAGGTCGGCGTCGAGGCGGGGAGCTTCGAGTACTGGGGCGCAATCCTGTTCCGCGGGAACGGCGTCGGCGTCACCACCGACATGGTGATGATCGGGTTCGTCATCGTCGGCGCCGGCATCGCGGCCGCGTGGAGCGGCGACTTCTCGATTCGCGTGCCCAAGCGCCGCCGGCTCCCGAACGCCGTCGTTGGCGGCTTCATGATGGGCGCGGGCTCCCGGCTCGCCCCCGGCTGCAACATCGGGAACATCTACTCCGGCATCGCCGAACTGTCGGTCCACTCGTTCATCGCCGCGGCGGGCATCGTGCTCGGCGTCTACGTGATGACCCACTGGATCTACCGCGAAGTCGGCTGCGCCATCTGA
- a CDS encoding sulfurtransferase TusA family protein — translation MPSIDDVTDAPDELSDERADALLEDADEVQDMMGEVCPYPQVEAKKGLQALSEGDLLVQETDHVPCTENVPRAVGDDADARVWRSGDGVYRIFLEKR, via the coding sequence ATGCCATCCATCGACGACGTCACCGACGCGCCCGACGAACTGTCCGACGAGAGAGCCGACGCCCTGCTGGAGGACGCCGACGAAGTCCAGGACATGATGGGCGAGGTCTGCCCGTACCCGCAGGTCGAGGCCAAGAAAGGCCTGCAGGCCCTCAGTGAGGGCGACCTCCTCGTGCAGGAGACCGACCACGTTCCGTGTACGGAGAACGTCCCGCGCGCCGTCGGCGACGACGCCGACGCCCGCGTGTGGCGCAGCGGCGACGGTGTCTACCGCATCTTCCTGGAGAAACGATGA
- a CDS encoding rhodanese-like domain-containing protein, with protein MSGNVDTVDPATVRERLDAGDDDFDLVDIREGDAYEDGHVPGAEHLTVEELEDVVVERDWNDEVVVYCYVGQTSVQAARLVEEYGNADDVASMAGGYEAWAEDVEPLANAD; from the coding sequence ATGAGCGGGAACGTCGACACCGTCGACCCGGCGACCGTCCGCGAGCGCCTCGACGCCGGCGACGACGACTTCGACCTCGTGGACATCCGCGAGGGCGACGCCTACGAGGACGGCCACGTCCCGGGCGCCGAACACCTCACCGTCGAGGAACTCGAAGACGTGGTCGTCGAGCGCGACTGGAACGACGAGGTCGTCGTCTACTGTTACGTCGGCCAAACGTCGGTGCAGGCCGCGCGCCTCGTCGAGGAGTACGGGAACGCCGACGACGTCGCGAGCATGGCCGGCGGCTACGAGGCGTGGGCCGAGGACGTCGAACCGCTCGCGAACGCCGACTAG
- the sepF gene encoding cell division protein SepF has protein sequence MGFMDKILGGRGSSTEDYVELDIEDFDTNGGEASVTVHIAEIDGQEDIIAIKDAVYDGDVVIADITRLRTEDRTVEHVVDELRQVAQEVGGDIVQKGDDQLIVVPNGLAISRTKLNRQ, from the coding sequence ATGGGCTTCATGGACAAGATTCTCGGCGGCCGCGGGAGCTCCACCGAGGATTACGTCGAGCTAGACATCGAGGACTTCGACACGAACGGCGGCGAGGCCAGCGTCACCGTCCACATCGCCGAAATCGACGGCCAAGAGGACATCATCGCCATCAAGGACGCCGTCTACGACGGCGACGTGGTCATCGCGGACATCACGCGCCTCCGCACGGAGGACCGCACGGTCGAACACGTCGTCGACGAACTCCGGCAGGTCGCCCAAGAGGTCGGCGGCGACATCGTCCAGAAGGGCGACGACCAACTCATCGTCGTGCCGAACGGCCTCGCCATCAGCCGGACGAAGCTCAACCGACAGTAA
- a CDS encoding DUF5611 family protein, with amino-acid sequence MKEYKMRRGEYLEERMPDLQAEIEDYFGEVSGTEEFKGSDLYVIEDPDNPVFERITAGAVEYSGKKDKLAVDFEERPAEEVIAEGDAEAAADAVDAKNDFLLEATGRDAKSRRDSMKRAVEDDADTPDDVS; translated from the coding sequence ATGAAAGAGTACAAGATGCGACGCGGCGAGTACCTCGAAGAGCGGATGCCCGACCTGCAGGCCGAAATCGAGGACTACTTCGGCGAGGTCTCGGGCACCGAGGAGTTCAAAGGCAGCGACCTCTACGTCATCGAGGACCCCGACAACCCGGTCTTCGAGCGCATCACCGCCGGCGCCGTCGAGTACTCGGGGAAGAAGGACAAGCTCGCCGTCGACTTCGAGGAGCGCCCCGCCGAGGAAGTCATCGCCGAGGGCGACGCCGAGGCCGCCGCGGACGCCGTCGACGCGAAAAACGACTTCCTCCTCGAAGCCACCGGTCGCGACGCCAAGTCCCGCCGCGACTCGATGAAGCGCGCCGTCGAGGACGACGCCGACACCCCCGACGACGTCTCGTAA
- a CDS encoding DUF6432 family protein — MHVKPEYRDREETEVAVLDALADRPNEGATLFELRSHVDAGIDDLEDALGSLKADGLIDAEENDGRTVFRADDRVFPDGDEQADASLLDELRRRIGL, encoded by the coding sequence ATGCACGTCAAGCCGGAGTACCGCGACCGCGAGGAGACGGAGGTGGCGGTGCTGGACGCGCTCGCCGACCGGCCGAACGAGGGGGCGACGCTGTTCGAGTTGCGCTCGCACGTCGACGCGGGCATCGACGACTTGGAGGACGCGCTCGGGTCGCTGAAGGCCGACGGCCTCATCGACGCCGAGGAGAACGACGGCCGCACCGTCTTCCGCGCGGACGACCGCGTCTTCCCGGACGGCGACGAGCAGGCCGACGCGTCGCTTCTGGACGAGCTCCGGCGGCGCATCGGGCTGTAG